Genomic window (Magnolia sinica isolate HGM2019 chromosome 10, MsV1, whole genome shotgun sequence):
ttttaaaaaaaaaaaatccaacagaATTAATAGGGTAGTTTATCGAAACTTTTTTGAAAATGGTACCTTAATATAACTACCTAACTAATGAGGCAGTAATTTGTAAAATTGCCTTAAATAATCCGTGCAAAGCTGTACTTGCTTGTTGGGCCTTTACTAGCTACATGCCCAAGTTCAGCCCATAGCCCATTGGGCCTTTGTTCGTCTCGGGTCCATCTCAAGCCCAGGCCATCGCCACCGTACATTGCATGCCGCCTTTGCCATATCTGTGTTAAGATAACTGACTTTTAGGTTTGCCATCTTTAGCCTATTCTTATCTGCTCAAGTACGTGTCCATTTGCTTCTGTAGTCTCATTAAAATTgctcattaatattaataattacatgtttatttcttcCACACGCGTGTGGATGCATGCTCATCCATAttcacacgtgccaatatggaacACCTGTGATAGATCAGATCTTtccatcaagtggactacacgttTTAGAtcctttatcctaaaaataaggccATTGACACCTCTGGTAGGCCACAGAGTACAAAATTAATAGGCGTCTGGGAGAAATTGTAGTCATCGGATTACTTTATAAACTGTGGCCTCAAGTAATCAAATGTTCCTATTTGACTCTAACCCACCTAAAAACCTAGTTCAGAAGAACTAATAGGTGTTgaaatttggtttttgaaaaaagttaaaattttggaattttttgtttTACAGGTAAAAcgattttgaaaatttcaaatgaaaaagtGCTGGTTTTGCTTTTGTCCCatataaaaaatgagaaaaaaaaatttataatttatatgTAGAGGTGTGTATAATATTATTACTTAGAGTTTTGGAAATTGAGATGCTCGGGTTGTGTCGTACGCTTGGGCCAGTGCGTGGCCGGTGTGACGCTAGCTatttggcgcactttgcactgaGCCTGGGTGTGAGTGATTTGATATGAGCATAGCGTAATCTTTACATGATTCTGGTGGaacaaaaataattaattttattattattattattttttttggtatttccaACATATTTCCCAACAATGGGCACCAAACTTCCTCGGATTTGGGTCTGAGTCTGACCTGGACCTAAAAGGGATCGGACTTCATAAGTCCTAATTAGCCTGGGTATGGGTATGATAGGATCAAGTCTTGGTTAGCCTGGGTCCGGTGCCCATACATGTATGGCCCGTTGGATGGCCGTCATGTGAAGTCACTCATGATGACAGAAAAATGCCCCATCTTAGGCCAGCTCCTTGGATGGACAGTGAGAGAATCAACGGCCGTACTACGGTGGCAGTTCACAACCACTTTCTAAATGGTAGTGGCTCAGCAATTATTAAAATATAGCATACTAAGTATGGAAATCCAAGCGGttagatcatgggccccactgtggatggagctTAGGTTAAAGATCACATGAATCAAAGAATTTTATCCATCTTATTTTGCCCATTGAACTTGAGGGGTTGAGACCTTGACTTTCTGTTGGGTTTTGGACTGCGAAATTACACAGAGATGAatttaggataacaatccaagaacACCAAGCAAACAGAAGAAAACACGAACATTTAGCGTGGAAAACCCGTTCGGAAAAAAACCATATGGATGGGCACTTTTTTAAGGGGCATCAATGAGTATCCTATATGGATGGGCACTAATGTTGTTCGTTTAAAAAATggttgtgaggcccatcatgtacTGGCCCAAAAATCGCTCaaatccatccattgatcaaaTACGCTACACAGAGATAAAGAAATAGAATGAAATCAATGGTCCATATACAAGATGCACGTTTTCCCTGATGGAGGATTTGGAAATAAAACATGAGCCTTTATGTCtacggagtggatgttacatgATCCCATGCATGGTGCCTTGATCCAATCACTCATTTTCATCTTCCTGAATACCTAAGGAATAACTTCTTGGCTGTGCAAACGAAAGGGAGCTATGCTTTTGGTTTTCCCCACCAAGTCGGAAATCAATTGGATTCATCATATGGTATTCTTAGCTCTCGATAGAATAGCATAACTTATGGAAATCTCCTTCTCTTCAAGGAAGGTGCGGAGACGTGCTAGGGTGTAATATATATCTATCCTAGTGCTACCAGATCTATATAAATCTTGGTCTCTAAGCCCGTGTTTATAATCTTCTCCTCGCTTTATTAATGGCGGCAGAACAAATAGGTACGGATTCTCTAGGTATTGTTCCTCTTTGTTCAAATTCTTATTCATGATTAATTTTGTCGATTGATACAATCAGTATTTTGAAAAAGtatataattcttttttttttttaaaataatttatttctcAGATTTTCCATTCCCCAACTAAAAGCTTATGCAAGTATTTTGAGAAAAATCCAGGGGATGAAAAGTACTAAAATAATCTTGAGCTAGGTTGGGCATGGAAAATACAAGAATTTTTTATGGTTGACATGGTAACTCTACAATTCAAACTTGAATTACTAATGAATCATGATTATTGGACAACAGCTTATTTATGTGCTAAACTGTTTTGAACGAATGGGCCTAGTGACTTGGTGAATCAAATGGTTGATGAGATGGTTCTCATGGTGGACCATTAGATGGGATTGTCCAATGATTAATCTAATAGTtagatgtttgattttatgtagAGCGGGGCATGGGACGACTTGACTCACCTGACTCGACTCTCGTTCAACTTGTttagacccgactcgatccggattgaatgggtgagttggtccaaaccgagtaggcttcttctaaatcaaactcaaaccgagttgagttcaagttacCCAATAACTCAACCCGATACTCGATCCAGTTAGACTCGACTCAATTTGGAacccgacttgactcggattCAAGTATATatacaataaaaaaaatcctaatttctaagtatctctAATCTTACCTGCCACACCCGACCTCGACCTTgacccaaactctctctccccctctctcatcctcctcttccaagtccGGTAGCTAcctaccaccatcaccaccctcctcctcctcctctctctctctctcctcttccaagGTCAGCAACCACCTGCCACCAtcgccaccctctctctctctctctctccatccgatttggtgccaactcgatccgacttggtACTTTTGACCGGTTTGGACTCGGTCTGGATTTGTCCAGGGTAAACTCGGATTCGGATTGGGTCAGAAATGTTAGACTTAGTACTAAGTTGGGTCGAGCTCGGGTCAGGCTTTTTTCAAAATCGGATCAATTTGGGtcggccctaactcggtccgacttgactcgatgcccaactctaattttATGTATTGGTATACTAGTTACTGCAGAAGTTAATGtagcccaacctaacccaacgtCATCTAAGAAAAAATTGCATTCATagctcaaaaactaagaaaaaaaattctaattcaACTCTGTCTAGCCATATCAAGTTGATTTGAAAAGCCAACTTTTATTTGACTGGactatttaaattattaaaagaatatctaCACTAAATATTCAAAACAGTCTATGGTTGGGCTTTCAATAGGTAGCTGGACCGTTGGTACCTGATAGACACTACCTGATTTTCATGGGTTTGGGTCCCACTTACTGGACCTGTTTAGAAATTGAGTTGGATTTAGGTATCAACTTTTGGACCAATTAAGAAATCAGGTCAAGTCCGGGTATCAACTTTTGCACTGATTAAAAATCAGATGCAATCGGGTTTAAGTTGGGTCCGTGTCATGGAGCTTGTTAAAGTTGGGCTAGCTCGGGCCTACTTGGGTCTAATTAGTTTCTATAGAAATACGGTTTCCTGAACCACATAAGAGAATCCATTTACAATCATGTGTCTAAAAGGGGCATATGGATGTGAGATTTAATCCATCCCTTGGGTGGGCTCTACCATTTAAATGCACTTAtttaaatgaggtagatcaaaatcttaggtggaccacacaatatatGGGAaaccaatagtgattgaatgtccaccattaaaaacctcctagggcccactgtaatggttatttgacatctaacctgttgattaggtaatacagacttggatgaagttaaaaaatatatatcagcttgatccaaaacttttgtggccccaagaagtttttaatggtgagagttcaatcaacactgtgtggcccacttgagatttggatcaacctcatttttggcctcataccataaaatgatatctaagaatgggtggacggaaatggatgaaacatatacatcattgtggggcccacagagcaccaaccactggccatcggctagtggcagggtgagtaggcCAATCCCTTTCCCAGATTGAATCCATAATAACTGAGCAACTTACGTAGTCCATGCAACAGATAACAGTGTGGGTCCCTTGCACACCTTCACCATCACCGTTGGTCGCACTGTCTTGGACCGTTGGATCCCTCCATTAGTGAAATACCGATACTGGGCCTTGTGCTCACAACATGGTGCCATTCTCCACTCCGGATTGGACCTTCAAGATGGCTACAAAGCAGCTGCCGCGGCGGTGGGACATGTTGTGGAGCTGGCAGATAAAATTCATTCTGCGACGCCAGACCTCCCTATCTCCAcgtttgatggttggatcaatgATGCTGAGGATCTCGATAATGCCGGTATGGAAGTAGAATTCCTACAAGAACGCATCAAACAGTTGCGGGCCTTTGTGAGTGGGAAGCAGAGACAGCCGTTGATAGAGCAGCAAAAGGCTCGAAAACGTCATTCTGAGATCACGCGGGAGCTGGGGGATGTGGAAGGTCAAATCAGACTGTTgatgaggaagaaggaagaactAGCCACTCAAAAGAAAGATGTGTTGGCATTGCTACGTGATCTGTGGCCTAGGGTTGATGCTTGCTGGGCTGCCTTTGCTGAGCTGGTGGCAGCCCCATGGTGAGAACCATGGTGGATGTCTGTCTATCCATCCAAACCCTCCAATATATAGccttgtatctctctctctctctctctctctctctctctctctctctctctctatatatatatatatatatatatatatatatacacacacacacacacacaaatggtACATGTATCCTGTATTATCAAAATGAAAATGTGTACTTTCACCTGTTAAGTAAATCTGGTTGATTCCTTTTATAAGCTGAtcctcatgatgaggcccacctattgtatggttggatgatgtgcATGAATTGCATGGTAAATAAAGTAGGGATGAATGCGATAAGGTAGATTACCATCTTCcacaaggggataactactctgaatccacgaagcttcccGGAGTCCTTACCATCacacttctcgaatccatgaggaaaaaagcaagaaaaatagaaataaattctaaagaattcataatttgattgatgaataaaataaacgagttcacaaccctttaaataggtatactaagcaatggaagaaatttcggaatcaaaatacaactaaaactcctaaaattcgcaacttactataaattttactatttatagatgatcataatatctactagtgcgcaaggttttcagccaaaaatagcaagtgtcctatttgacttcacTACGTTGTTCTCCTAATCATTATTTGACTTCACTACATTGTtctcctaatcattctaagtgcttttcacattgggcacaactcctaaagcccaactcctaaagctcagagttatgatcaaactaaaatttagtatttatagtaaaaatggaattaaattaAGAAAACGACCATCTGATGGTATTTTGTAAATCTGGCTTGCGTAACCTGGCATGGCAgggttggatggctaaagtagctcatcctaccccaaaatcatatttggtacgtcgaataactcattctgaattgcgagatacgcccgatttaaggtctgacggtcagGTTAACTTCTGTCATTGacagggccttttctgatccgtcttggccatgaaactgtccgtgacccgctctacttCAGTAACTCATGGTCCAACAAAATGGACCTTGAGACCTCATTCTATATGAGGTTGATCAAAATGCAAAACTTTAATTAAAATGGTTAAAAATTTATGTGATGAAAAGGAAAGTCTTATATTAGCTCGCATGTGGTAATGGATTGCTTATCCCTTTAAGTCAACTAAGACCTAGTGGAGTCCATTTTAATTCAATGTTACGAGTCAAATTGAAAACATGCCCAATGGGATGAGTCTCATTTTTCTTGGTATGCTACTGGAGCAACTGCAGAACATGTCTGGCAATCCACCAAAATTCAGTCAAGCATTCCTCAACCCCTGACTCAGCTAAGTCATTACTTGGTTTTGGGCTGGGTTGTTGCATCTTCAATCCATACAAGGCAAAAGCAGATACTTGGGTCCTATTTgtatactaccaaataagtagcttttttaacttACCTAATGTTCAATTTTCTATTATCgtatttctttcatactttctttacagagatattgtacaaatatatagggagattagcaaccctattcttagctatacatagatattgtacaatcaatcaatgagttgtacaatcacgaatataatctttctgattttctcttaattgacaactcattgattgatttgacgacAACTCATTAATTGAtttgacaactcattgattgatttgacgacAACTCATTAATTGATTTGACAACTCatgccaacactccccctcaagtgaaAGCATCCAAATCTTCAATGTGCAACTtattgttgaggatcaaatattgcatattaaaccccagttattaccggattttatgagcatgatattGTTAGCGCCTTCTTTTAAgcgtgtttgtgttgtaaggtgaatttatgagcttggactgcaaaagggtactaaaagcatagatttaatgctctgaagaCACCAAGGCAAGGGCTGGAcaccaggggaccgagatcaaaaAATTTACACGCCCAAgacccgagaaaatcgagaagctgaagcttaagtggcctcaAATTGATacagaatgtaagatcatagggttcccaccatccgttcagctcaaaacttcatatatggcttgaagaccctaaataaaccgtacacgtcaaatttcagtagttggatccctgtggaagtggtccaacggtcagatagcccatgaattactgatctgaggtccacctgatattcagatatgcttcaaacttgggctctatccattaaatgagatgagaaaagggacGAACAGATCAGATTTCCCACAAatatcaaggtagaccccacttcATGGGGTGGGTGTACATAGCGGGTGTACGcccgctgtgcaccggaccaacCAAATGgatcaaagtcggtttgactgaCCTTATTTCTTAAAACGGAAATCTCCGTTTTCTTTGTTCGCAACAGGGAGTTGCGggtgatctcagtgggccaccatatggacCCATCAGcttaatccgaaccgtccattcgaATCATATGAAGGTCCTGATCAAGATATGGTAGttcttggtctgaagaatgccaaaAAGAGGTTGCAAATGTGCTAGATGGCAGAATCTTCGCCGTAAGATCAAGCAGGTGGGCTGCGTCAACGGaaatccaaaaccgaccatatccgacctgattttcgaggagaaattgatggacggtgtggattttgcTGGAAATTCCCATTATGGGCTTCACCTATCATTAGCGCACGAAACACGCAGATCCTGTTACAGCCCGTCCGAGACCCGGCGATCCGGGTCCGTTTACACTCATGGCCAGGATTGGTTCGACGATCTTGACCGTTAAAAATCTCTCTAAAGAAGGACCGACCAAGGCCAAGACGATTGAACGTCTTAGATTTTTGATTCATGACCGTAAATTCAATCGGATGCaagtgatttttatgttgctatCGCACCAAACTGAGGGTGCGTAAATACTTCTAGCTGTCTCCACTGTCTGGATCTCTCCGCACCGACGTCTCTACGCACTCCTCTCCACCGCCCTTTCATAGCTgctataaagagagaagagagaggggcaTTCAATCTATGGCTGAGAGAGATATTAGTTTaagccttttgtttttttttatattgaattTTGGAGTGTTTTATCCtcatcatgttgggctgaacctcttagctagggctaagaggtgcagcttgtggcgtgatgaggttgatccTACGGCTTGGATTCATGCTAGTTGAATTACTTTTAATGTTAGTTTGATTTTGaggaatacctttagtttttaatggtttgttgtgacttacattacaatagatctgcgatggctttgagtattttcttttcattattgtgattatacagttaggaagccctgttgttcaccatcgctccttggacatggttggatgacggaatccttcctaacattcatacgtCTCTCAGATTGACTGTAGATTGGTTTAAttttattgtttactttgtctcatgggcatggtcttgtgatggaatctattctaatttacatctgtcttaacttttgaaaactagatcaaaagaagtttagattgattttcattgtatatcttccaactggataaagatgggactcgaagtccaattgagttcatgaatcaagtgtagatctccctggtcactgcaagtggatccttggcaccctagtttcctacctttaaatttcacaagttttagtttaatcattcaccattatttcctcacATTctctcgatttagatttcatcttattctagttctagttctacctagtttcagataatgtacaggtttcagtccctgtggattcgacctcggtctcaccgagattattattatatcacaaccctatacttggggagtgaacacttgtTTAGTGAGTTATAGAAATCCTTATTTGATACGACCTTTGTAAGAATATCCGCCAGTTGGTCTTCGGACTTCACAAATGGAAATCGAATTATTTTAGCTTCGAGATTCTCTTTGATAAAGTGTCTGTCAACCTCCAAGTGTTTGGTACGATCTTGCTGGATCGGATTGTGAGCAATGGCGATAGTTGCCTTGTTATCATAAAAGAGGTCCATCTCGGATGTAGGAGCAAACCCAATTTCAGTTAGAAGTCTTTTGAGCCACAGGAGTTCACAAAGTTCTTTGGTCATTCCATGGAACTCTGCTTCAGCACTTGATAATGCCATCACTTTTTTGCTTCTTACTTCTCCATGTAACAAGATTCCCTCCAACAAACATGAAGTATCCTGAGGTGGATCTTCTGTCTGTGGTATTCCCTGCCCAATCTACGTCTGTATAACCATTAACTCTGAAATGGTTATTTTTCGAAAACAGAAGCCCTTTTCCTGAAGAGTATTTTAAGTATCGTAAAATCCGGATCACCGCCTCCATATGATCCTTACTAGgttgatgcatgaattgacttactACACTCATTGCGCATACAATATCTGGACGAGTATGGGAGAGGTAAATAAGTTTACCAACTAATCTCTGGTACCTTCCTTTGTCTGTTGGCATTTGGTTTGGATATTCTCCGAGCTTGTGGTTCTGAATGATTGGATTGTCTGCTGGCTTACAATCTAACATTCCAACCTCATATAAGTAAGTCTAATATATATTTTCATTGAGAAAGAAATATACCTCGCCTTGATCTAGCAATCTCTATTCCCAAGAAATATTTGAGTCCTCATAGATTTTTCATCTCGAACTCGGCCGCCAATTGTTTCTGATGCTTAGTGATTTCCTCCTTATCATCCCCTGTGATGATCATATCATCGACATATACAATTAAAGCTGTTACCTTGTCCCGTTGGTGCTTCAAAAATAATGTATGTTCTGAATTACTTTGGTGgaagccatatttcttcattgccAGACTGAACCTCCCAAACCATGCTCGAGgagattgttttaatccatacagtgCTCGCTGCAATTTGCACACAACTTCAGCTTTTGAAAATATTGTGTAGCCTGGAGGAGTATCTATGTAGACTTCCTCTTTAAGATCACCATGGAGAAATGCGTTCTTTACATCAAACGAGTGCAATGGCCAGTCCAAGTTGGCTGCGAGAGATAACAGTACCCTGATTGTATTTAACTTGGCTACCGGTGAAAAAGTTTCTTGATAATCTACACCATATGTCTGAGTGTATCCTTTTGCGACTAGCCTTGCCTTGTATTGTTTTATAGATCCTTCTGCCTTGTGTTTAACAGAGAAGACTCATTTGCACCCAACCGTTTTTTTTCCTTTGGGCAATGGAACCAAGGTCCATGTTTGATTATTTAGTAGTGCTCCCATTTCTTCCTCTATTGCCTGTGTCCACTTGGGATCAGCTAAAGCTTCCTAAACTGTAGTGGAAATATGACATGCAGATATCTCGTATAAGAATGTCTTGAGAGGTTCAGGTAGCTTTTCGGTGGAAAGATAGTTGACAATTGGATACCTCGACTTTCTTTCTTCAATGTCTGGAGAGTATCTGTTTGGTGACTTGCCATGGTTATGCCTGAAAGGTAAGGTATACCTAATAAACGTATCTATGTTATTCATAAATGAGGGTATAGTGAAATTGCTTACCTCAGGAATATTCTCAGGAGATGGGTCTGTAGGCACTGAGAGATGGGGGGATTCGGGTTCTTTTCCTGATGATGTGAGCTCAGTTGCCGAAGGCCTTttagattcagaggatatgtcgaGCCCTGAAGATGTATTTGTCGATTCTTCACCAATCATTAGTGTGTCATTTTGATCTTTAAGCCAGTCAAAACTCAGCCAATTCAACTCTTCATATAGTGTCTCCCCCTGAAGAGAAGAAGTGGATGTCGAAGAAAAATAGAACGGTTCAGATTCCAGAAAGGTGACATCCATAGTCACATAGGTACACTTGGTAGCAGGATCATAGTAGCCGTAGCCTTTTTGATGTGTAGCATATCCCAAGAAGAGGCACCGAAGGGCACATGGGTCAAGTTTGGTGCGCTGGTTCTTAGGAAGGTACACATATGCCGCACACTCAAATATGCAAGGAAGGAGCATTAAGGCCGTAGGTAGAGAGACCAAGGCTGACAGAGATTGTAATGGGGTCTTAAAATTTACTAGTTTGGAAGGAAGGCGATTGATTAAATGTACGGCAGTGGTAATAGCATCGGGCCAATGTTGTGTGGGAACATAAGCGCCTAGAAGGAGAGCCCGGGCAGTCTCAAGAATATGCCGATTCTTCCGTTCAACGACTCCATTTTACTGAGGAGTCTGAGGACATGAGGTATCGTGAATAAGATCATGTTGTTGAAAATAGGAATGAAAGTGGTGATTAACATATTTACCATCATTGTCAGAGCGGAGAATCCGAATATGAGCGAAAACTGGGTGTGAACCATAACAT
Coding sequences:
- the LOC131217301 gene encoding uncharacterized protein LOC131217301, translating into MAAEQIGTDSLDNSVGPLHTFTITVGRTVLDRWIPPLVKYRYWALCSQHGAILHSGLDLQDGYKAAAAAVGHVVELADKIHSATPDLPISTFDGWINDAEDLDNAGMEVEFLQERIKQLRAFVSGKQRQPLIEQQKARKRHSEITRELGDVEGQIRLLMRKKEELATQKKDVLALLRDLWPRVDACWAAFAELVAAPW